From one Culex quinquefasciatus strain JHB chromosome 3, VPISU_Cqui_1.0_pri_paternal, whole genome shotgun sequence genomic stretch:
- the LOC6040644 gene encoding uncharacterized protein LOC6040644, giving the protein MAAFIRNQLCSSAIQQITIKTDALTTVVRHYASANRVKPFKKVTISDRARNEAKAAQMRDHPEDDGAVIVAGKRLESVRQSLASRGYLRSSKQYAPPEDVLSKIRELAKSANISDSNKKFADNQQKFDFLAACFTTFKHSVPNSCLHDIECVEDALAFYQTPVSTITPLESLKSVDLPENLHIQHEYVRFHPETDTMFGGKSAFPKSSTVVTGLKYKDKYRGHEAKKSWP; this is encoded by the exons ATGGCAGCATTTATAAGGAATCAATTGTGCAGCAGCGCGATCCAACAGATTACCATCAAAACC GATGCCCTCACGACGGTGGTTCGCCACTACGCCAGCGCGAACCGGGTCAAGCCGTTCAAAAAGGTCACCATCTCGGACCGGGCTCGCAATGAGGCCAAGGCTGCCCAAATGAGGGACCACCCGGAGGATGACGGCGCAGTCATCGTGGCCGGCAAGCGGCTCGAATCCGTCCGTCAATCGCTGGCCTCCAGGGGGTATTTGAGATCTAGCAAACAGTACGCCCCACCGGAGGATGTCCTGTCTAAGATCAGGGAGTTGGCAAAATCAGCCAACATTTCTGATTCCAACAAAAAGTTTGCCGACAATCAGCAAAAGTTTGACTTTTTGGCGGCCTGTTTCACCACGTTCAAACATTCGGTGCCCAACTCGTGCCTGCACGACATTGAATGCGTTG AGGACGCTCTAGCCTTCTACCAAACTCCAGTCAGCACGATCACCCCGCTGGAGTCGCTCAAATCGGTGGACCTGCCCGAAAATCTGCACATCCAACACGAGTACGTTCGGTTCCACCCGGAGACGGACACCATGTTCGGAGGAAAGTCGGCCTTCCCGAAGAGTTCGACCGTCGTGACGGGGCTCAAGTACAAGGACAAGTACCGTGGCCACGAGGCGAAAAAGTCGTGGCCTTGA
- the LOC6040642 gene encoding transcription factor grauzone yields MESSCRLCLDPFAENASSIDDPQLKAKMEQVFNFPVDLKTGYPSQVCQSCSYTIYEFYVYSEKVRLNQDRLEGGKESFEKVKLEQPESIKCDVDIVGDVVVPKEEPSDGEDDGEGFSEGEVFAETYEPPVRRRKRTVTRKPRKKRRRLSSDDSDEEDEDGGENSEGTERRKRSYKSKEEREEEFRQIYEFYKIVCDLCKHTTPDLPTLNRHFKEEHDQDGYLLCCKKKMYTPKVMLNHIDYHRNPDEYQCKLCNKTYNSKEYLANHMVKKHNDSRQDLPFRCDQCNQAFRKENQLVSHKKFHEKVQCSICDKEFANKFTVKVHMANMHSDVDRRMICDTCGQEFLNKLCFERHVKEHAGIEVIKRYQCHICNAWIRGERGLHQHMVNLHDNSGQQWICNICGKQSPNFRSLSKHKRVVHCEEKYECEFCGAKFKQPVNLKEHRTIHTGEVLYSCEHCGVTKNSRSNLYVHIKNVHPVEWAAKKRKAEEAKIPKSQA; encoded by the exons ATGGAATCGTCCTGCCGCCTCTGTTTGGATCCGTTCGCGGAGAATGCGTCCTCGATCGATGACCCCCAGCTGAAGGCGAAGATGGAGCAGGTGTTCAACTTTCCG GTTGACCTGAAGACAGGCTATCCGTCCCAGGTGTGCCAGAGCTGTTCGTACACGATTTACGAGTTTTACGTGTACTCTGAAAAGGTTCGGCTAAACCAGGACCGATTGGAGGGTGGGAAGGAATCGTTCGAGAAGGTCAAGCTTGAGCAGCCGGAAAGTATCAAGTGTGACGTTGATATCGTCGGGGATGTTGTGGTTCCGAAGGAGGAGCCCTCGGACGGCGAAGATGATGGGGAGGGTTTTAGCGAAGGGGAGGTCTTTGCGGAGACATATGAACCTCCGGTTAGACGGCGGAAGCGAACGGTCACCAGGAAGCCGCGGAAGAAGCGAAGGAGACTGTCGTCGGATGATTCTGACGAAGAGGACGAGGATGGTGGCGAGAATTCTGAGGGGACCGAGCGTAGAAAGCGTAGCTATAAGAGCAAGGAGGAGAGGGAGGAGGAGTTTCGACAGATCTATGAATTCTACAAGATTGTGTGTGATTTGTGTAAGCATACGACGCCGGATTTACCTACGTTGAATCGGCATTTTAAGGAAGAACACGATCAAGATGGGTACCTTCTCTGCTGCAAGAAGAAGATGTACACACCGAAGGTCATGTTGAACCACATAGATTACCACCGTAATCCGGATGAATATCAATGTAAGCTGTGTAATAAAACCTACAACAGCAAGGAGTATTTGGCGAACCACATGGTCAAGAAACACAACGACAGTCGGCAGGATCTACCATTCCGGTGCGACCAGTGTAATCAGGCATTCCGTAAGGAGAATCAGTTAGTTTCGCACAAGAAATTCCATGAAAAGGTCCAGTGCAGCATTTGCGATAAGGAGTTCGCAAACAAGTTCACGGTTAAAGTCCACATGGCGAACATGCACAGTGACGTCGATCGTCGAATGATTTGCGATACCTGCGGGCAGGAGTTCCTGAACAAGTTATGCTTCGAACGGCACGTGAAAGAGCACGCGGGCATCGAGGTCATCAAGCGGTACCAGTGTCACATCTGCAACGCATGGATACGCGGCGAGCGCGGCCTTCACCAGCACATGGTGAACCTGCATGACAACAGTGGGCAGCAGTGGATTTGCAACATATGCGGCAAGCAATCGCCCAACTTCCGGTCTCTGTCCAAGCACAAACGCGTCGTTCATTGCGAGGAGAAGTACGAGTGCGAATTTTGCGGTGCCAAGTTCAAGCAGCCGGTCAACCTGAAAGAACACCGAACCATTCACACCGGAGAGGTGCTGTACTCGTGCGAGCACTGTGGCGTCACGAAGAACTCGCGGTCCAACCTGTACGTACACATCAAGAATGTCCACCCGGTCGAGTGGGCCGCCAAGAAGCGTAAGGCGGAGGAGGCTAAAATTCCCAAGAGTCAAGCGTGA
- the LOC6040643 gene encoding transcription factor grauzone, which yields MSQIQEMCRICLNLKLEPDDTAAITDDKFQAKIQAVFSFELPTDDPLPCRMCRACCVKIDEFYAFHEAVRSSQVQLQLMLSSGAGEEVVKQEQADSDLEEAKMTGHLTAGRVRLGRGEKQKLEDENKQIKEFFKLGCESCSECFESFDRLQRHTRKAHDARASIKCCNRVFYKKCKILEHINSHIDPNQFHCDVCNKSYNSKYYLDLHNLKMHSDEALPFKCEKCGRGFPKEYLLKSHLETHVQVVCSVCNKTLASSATLRSHMANMHNGGTKHICDTCGQEFRTKLAMDRHIKQHLGINPIERVQCHICSKWVNGKSNLKIHIRTVHNEDNQSVACEVCHQMYPNERALSSHRRRVHVEEKFECEFCGKKFKRSIYLKEHRASHTGQALYSCNVCGMTTNSNANLYSHKKNKHPEQWLEAKKKAMTAAYG from the exons ATGTCCCAGATCCAGGAAATGTGCCGAATCTGTCTCAATCTCAAGCTGGAACCGGATGACACCGCCGCGATAACGGACGACAAGTTTCAAGCAAAGATTCAAGCAGTTTTTAGCTTTGAG CTTCCAACCGATGATCCACTGCCCTGCCGGATGTGCCGAGCCTGTTGCGTCAAAATTGACGAGTTTTACGCGTTTCACGAGGCGGTCCGGTCCAGCCAGGTTCAGCTGCAGCTGATGCTGAGTAGTGGAGCTGGCGAGGAGGTTGTCAAGCAGGAGCAGGCCGATTCCGACCTCGAGGAGGCAAA GATGACAGGCCACTTAACGGCAGGCAGGGTAAGGTTGGGAAGGGGAGAAAAGCAAAAGTTGGAGGATGAGAACAAGCAGATTAAGGAGTTTTTCAAGCTGGGTTGTGAATCATGTTCGGAGTGTTTCGAATCGTTTGACCGATTGCAGCGGCATACCCGGAAGGCGCACGATGCTCGGGCGAGTATCAAGTGCTGCAATCGAGTGTTTTATAAAAAGTGCAAGATATTGGAGCATATTAATTCGCACATCGATCCGAACCAGTTCCATTGCGATGTTTGCAACAAGAGTTACAATAGCAAATATTATTTGGATCTGCACAACTTGAAGATGCACTCCGACGAGGCGCTTCCGTTCAAATGTGAGAAATGCGGCCGCGGTTTTCCGAAAGAGTATCTGCTGAAGAGTCATTTGGAGACGCACGTGCAGGTTGTTTGCTCGGTATGTAACAAAACGCTGGCTAGTTCGGCAACGTTGCGAAGTCACATGGCCAACATGCACAACGGCGGGACGAAGCATATCTGCGACACCTGTGGCCAGGAATTTCGGACGAAACTCGCGATGGATCGGCACATTAAGCAGCATCTGGGGATCAATCCGATCGAGCGGGTTCAGTGCCACATCTGCAGCAAGTGGGTCAACGGGAAATCTAACTTGAAGATCCACATTCGGACGGTTCACAACGAGGACAACCAGTCGGTAGCTTGCGAGGTTTGCCATCAGATGTATCCGAACGAACGGGCCCTCAGCAGCCACCGGCGGCGTGTCCACGTGGAGGAGAAGTTCGAGTGTGAGTTCTGCGGTAAGAAGTTCAAGCGAAGCATTTATTTGAAGGAACACCGAGCTTCCCACACCGGACAAGCGCTTTACTCCTGTAACGTTTGCGGCATGACCACGAACTCGAACGCGAACCTCTACTCTCACAAGAAGAACAAACACCCGGAACAGTGGCTGGAGGCCAAGAAGAAAGCCATGACCGCGGCTTACGGATGA
- the LOC119769629 gene encoding transcription factor grauzone-like, which yields MQLIDCCLCLKTFTDSSLSIDKPDLKSQMNKVFYFSVELDEGHLRNVCHNCSHKIADFYDYSEQVRANLEKLSGSVSIEAVKIEPAELDIGEEANVEDSIDVKEELLDSDKEELIAEAPPPVKKPKKKLINIKPKEQLAEENKKLNEFFQMRCDMCEETAESFNALKSHFRSHHGRHGYIMCCKKKLSKRTHLLEHREWHLNPKAFRCELCNKNYKNKFFLSVHQLKVHGTDEDRPFKCDQCPQSYVKSYQLRLHLESHKKVECPICHRVLANKTTLSSHMTNAHCDIDRRMICETCGQGFLSKTTFERHVKAHAGIEVIQRVQCQICQKWLRGEIVLSRHIAYVHGDRGQMHVSCDVCQQVYPSPRALASHKRTVHVAERFECEFCGKKFKQQVNLREHRTQHTGERLYACEHCDATMNSRAHFAVHIKKHHPVEWAAKKQEVGG from the exons ATGCAGCTGATCGATTGTTGTTTGTGCCTGAAAACATTCACGGATAGCAGCTTGTCCATTGATAAACCGGATCTTAAGTCCCAGATGAACAAGGTGTTTTACTTTTCG GTCGAGCTTGATGAAGGCCACCTGCGAAATGTTTGCCACAACTGTTCGcacaaaattgcagatttttacgACTACTCGGAGCAGGTCCGTGCAAACCTGGAAAAGCTTTCGGGATCGGTGTCGATCGAGGCTGTTAAAATTGAACCAGCAGAACTCGACATTGGTGAGGAAGCTAATGTTGAGGATTCTATTGATGTTAAGGAAGAGCTTTTGGATAGCGATAAAGAGGAGTTGATCGCTGAGGCTCCTCCACCGGTTAAGAAGCCGAAGAAGAAGCTGATCAACATAAAACCTAAAGAACAATTGGCCGAAGAGAACAAGAAATTGAACGAATTCTTCCAGATGAGATGTGACATGTGTGAGGAAACGGCTGAATCTTTCAACGCGCTGAAGAGTCACTTCCGGTCGCACCATGGCCGGCATGGGTACATTATGTGCTGCAAAAAGAAACTTTCAAAGCGCACACATTTGCTTGAACATCGTGAGTGGCATCTGAACCCGAAGGCGTTTCGATGCGAGTTGTGTAACAAGAACTACAAGAACAAGTTCTTTCTGTCGGTGCACCAGCTCAAAGTACATGGCACAGACGAGGATCGTCCCTTCAAGTGTGACCAATGTCCTCAGTCGTACGTCAAATCCTACCAGTTGCGACTGCATCTGGAGAGCCACAAAAAGGTCGAATGCCCCATCTGCCACCGGGTGCTGGCTAACAAGACCACGCTAAGCTCTCACATGACGAACGCCCACTGCGACATCGATCGGCGGATGATCTGCGAGACGTGCGGGCAGGGATTCCTTAGCAAAACCACCTTCGAGCGGCACGTGAAGGCGCACGCCGGAATCGAGGTGATCCAGCGGGTGCAGTGCCAGATCTGCCAGAAGTGGCTTCGCGGCGAGATAGTCCTGAGCCGACACATCGCGTATGTGCACGGCGATCGGGGCCAGATGCACGTGTCGTGTGACGTATGCCAGCAGGTCTACCCCAGCCCGAGGGCCCTGGCCAGCCACAAACGGACGGTGCATGTGGCCGAGAGGTTCGAGTGCGAGTTTTGCGGCAAGAAGTTTAAGCAGCAAGTTAATTTGCGGGAACATCGAACGCAGCACACCGGAGAACGGCTGTACGCTTGCGAGCACTGTGATGCGACGATGAACTCGAGGGCGCACTTTGCCGTGCACATCAAGAAGCATCATCCGGTGGAGTGGGCGGCGAAGAAACAGGAGGTAGGGGGTTAG
- the LOC6040638 gene encoding transcription factor grauzone: MSPLPRPARNGSHLSTGGPRLKEQLTTVFNFAINADVGGICQQCSTTVSEFYQFAIKVRNNQEQLISGTLQAESVNVKVEATEFVEAQIGEGDETFSEREFKEELSEDDKDFSDDDESYDPPGEGKKAAESDDEEIEDSEPLSKRKRRQTKERKLKKVKRLDDEDGVKRRGRKHASKEQVEADFKKIYEFYKMVCDDCGIVVEDFPTLDAHYQEVHDRGGFIVCCKRKLSIRSKMLEHMQLHENPDAFRCKVCGKNYKGKDNLMMHTLKAHSPEEEQVFKCDLCPQSFALNHMLKAHMMKHQKVECTECGKMLSSKGALRSHQINMHSDVDRRMICDTCGQEFLNKFSFERHVKEHAGIEVLKRFQCHICQKWLRGERGLQHHLHYTHYDREKTHICDICNKQYPTGRALYSHQQIVHVIEKYECEFCGAKFKQPLNLKEHRTIHTGEVLYSCEYCEKSMNSRANFYMHIKRNHPFEWAQKKKKAEESKMPKATST; this comes from the exons ATGTCGCCTCTGCCTAGACCCGCACGCAACGGGTCCCATCTATCCACTGGAGGACCCCGTTTAAAGGAACAGTTGACCACGGTGTTCAACTTTGCC ATCAACGCAGACGTCGGCGGAATATGCCAGCAGTGTTCCACGACCGTGTCCGAGTTTTACCAATTTGCGATCAAGGTTCGCAATAATCAAGAGCAACTCATCAGCGGCACGCTGCAGGCTGAATCGGTTAATGTAAAAGTCGAAGCCACCGAGTTTGTCGAGGCTCAGATTGGGGAGGGTGATGAGACGTTTTCGGAAAGGGAATTTAAGGAGGAACTATCGGAGGACGATAAGGATTTCAGCGATGACGACGAGTCGTACGACCCGCCAGGGGAGGGCAAGAAGGCTGCTGAATCGGATGATGAAGAGATTGAAGATTCTGAACCATTGAGCAAGCGGAAACGGAGGCAGACCAAAGAGCGTAAATTGAAGAAAGTGAAGAGATTGGATGATGAAGACGGGGTTAAGCGGAGGGGCCGCAAACATGCGTCCAAAGAGCAAGTCGAGGCTGACTTTAAGAAAATCTACGAATTCTACAAAATGGTCTGCGATGATTGTGGAATCGTAGTGGAAGACTTTCCCACGTTGGACGCTCACTACCAGGAGGTGCACGATCGAGGTGGGTTCATCGTATGCTGCAAGCGGAAGCTGTCTATCCGGAGCAAGATGTTGGAGCACATGCAATTGCACGAGAATCCCGATGCATTCCGGTGCAAGGTTTGCGGCAAAAACTACAAGGGAAAGGACAACTTGATGATGCACACGCTGAAGGCGCACAGCCCGGAGGAAGAACAGGTGTTCAAATGCGATTTGTGTCCGCAGTCGTTTGCATTGAATCACATGCTGAAGGCACACATGATGAAACATCAGAAGGTAGAATGTACAGAGTGTGGCAAGATGTTGTCCAGCAAGGGTGCGCTTCGTTCGCATCAGATCAACATGCACAGCGACGTCGATCGAAGGATGATCTGCGATACCTGCGGGCAGGAATTCCTAAATAAGTTTAGCTTCGAGCGACATGTTAAGGAACATGCTGGGATTGAAGTGTTGAAGCGGTTCCAGTGTCACATCTGCCAAAAGTGGCTACGCGGAGAACGAGGACTTCAGCACCATCTTCACTACACGCATTACGATCGCGAGAAGACACATATCTGCGACATCTGTAACAAGCAATATCCTACTGGACGAGCGTTGTACAGTCATCAGCAGATCGTCCACGTGATCGAGAAGTACGAGTGTGAATTTTGCGGTGCAAAGTTCAAGCAGCCGCTGAATCTGAAGGAACATCGAACCATTCACACCGGAGAGGTTCTGTACTCGTGCGAATATTGCGAAAAATCAATGAACTCCAGAGCAAACTTCTACATGCACATCAAGAGGAATCACCCGTTCGAGTGGgcgcagaagaagaagaaagcagaGGAAAGTAAGATGCCGAAGGCTACGAGTACCTAG